In Micromonospora sp. LH3U1, one genomic interval encodes:
- a CDS encoding DUF1349 domain-containing protein, with product MEIDLVPSSEPLDWSRGSWLHPPVRVEEGPSGELVVEPAAESDFWRRTSYGFVHDNGPALLAPLPVGSAMEVSFRLDFSAQFDQAGALVRVDERTWTKAGVEMSDGESQLGAVVTREFSDWSVAPVPEWAGREVTVRVSRAGDALTVRARADDEPWRLVRLTPLDPAAEAMAGPFCCAPSRAGLTVVFTGWRQGPADTALHPEH from the coding sequence ATGGAGATCGACCTCGTACCGTCGAGCGAACCGTTGGACTGGTCCCGGGGCAGTTGGCTGCACCCGCCGGTACGCGTCGAGGAGGGCCCGTCCGGTGAGCTGGTCGTCGAACCGGCGGCGGAGAGCGACTTCTGGCGGCGGACCAGCTACGGCTTCGTCCACGACAACGGACCGGCCCTGCTGGCACCGCTGCCGGTCGGCTCCGCCATGGAGGTGAGCTTCCGGCTCGACTTCTCGGCGCAGTTCGACCAGGCCGGTGCGCTCGTCCGCGTCGACGAACGGACCTGGACCAAGGCCGGCGTCGAGATGAGCGACGGCGAGTCGCAGCTCGGCGCGGTGGTGACCCGGGAGTTCTCCGACTGGTCGGTGGCGCCGGTGCCGGAGTGGGCAGGCCGGGAGGTGACCGTCCGGGTCAGCCGGGCCGGCGACGCGTTGACCGTCCGCGCCAGAGCCGACGACGAGCCGTGGCGACTGGTTCGGCTCACCCCGCTGGACCCGGCGGCCGAGGCCATGGCCGGCCCGTTCTGCTGCGCGCCGTCCCGGGCCGGTCTTACCGTGGTGTTCACCGGCTGGCGGCAGGGACCGGCGGACACCGCGCTGCACCCGGAGCACTGA
- a CDS encoding Gfo/Idh/MocA family protein, translating into MRFGLFGTGHWAIETHGKALHAHPDAELVGVWGRNPERASVLAELYGVPAFADIDALIEECEAVAVALPPDIQADIAVRAAAAGRHLLLDKPLALSVADADRVVAAAEESGVASVVFFTQRFQPNVTAFLAATAAAGGWQHGRTTAFASIFQDGSPYGGSLWRREHGALWDIAPHALSILLPVLGRVTQVAAMDGPSGMVHLLLTHEGGATSSASLSLDAPTESMAREFVFYGENGIETVPFGENDAATAFGVAIDQLVEQVQAGTRDHRCDVRFGREVVSILAAAETARTESRTIPIP; encoded by the coding sequence CTGCGGTTCGGCTTGTTCGGCACCGGTCACTGGGCGATCGAGACGCACGGGAAGGCGCTGCACGCACACCCGGACGCAGAGCTGGTCGGAGTGTGGGGCCGTAACCCGGAGCGGGCCTCGGTGCTGGCCGAGCTGTACGGGGTGCCTGCCTTCGCCGACATCGATGCGCTGATCGAGGAGTGCGAGGCGGTCGCCGTCGCGCTGCCGCCGGACATCCAGGCCGACATCGCGGTCCGGGCGGCCGCCGCCGGCCGGCACCTGCTGCTGGACAAGCCGCTGGCGCTCAGCGTGGCCGATGCCGACCGGGTGGTGGCCGCCGCCGAGGAGTCCGGGGTCGCCTCGGTCGTCTTCTTCACCCAACGGTTCCAGCCGAACGTGACCGCTTTCCTCGCCGCCACCGCCGCCGCCGGGGGTTGGCAGCACGGTCGAACCACCGCGTTCGCCTCGATCTTTCAGGACGGCAGCCCGTACGGCGGCTCGTTGTGGCGCCGGGAGCACGGCGCACTCTGGGACATCGCCCCGCACGCGCTCTCCATCCTCCTGCCGGTGCTGGGTCGGGTGACCCAGGTGGCAGCGATGGACGGGCCGAGCGGGATGGTGCACCTGCTGCTCACCCACGAGGGCGGCGCCACGAGCAGCGCCTCGCTCTCCCTGGACGCCCCGACCGAGTCGATGGCCCGGGAGTTCGTCTTCTACGGCGAGAACGGCATCGAGACCGTCCCGTTCGGCGAGAACGACGCCGCCACGGCGTTCGGAGTCGCGATCGACCAGCTCGTCGAGCAGGTGCAGGCCGGTACCCGAGATCACCGCTGCGACGTCCGCTTCGGGCGTGAGGTCGTCAGCATCCTCGCCGCCGCCGAAACCGCCCGCACCGAATCCCGCACCATCCCCATCCCCTAA
- the fabG gene encoding 3-oxoacyl-ACP reductase FabG, whose product MSEEPRVAIVTGAARGIGAATARRLAADGMAVAVVDIEEAATKETVDAIASAGGRALGVGADVSDRDQVEAAVGRVAAELGAPTVLVNNAGVLRDNLLFKMTNADWDTVMGVHLRGAFLFSQAAQKHMVDRKWGRIVNLSSTSALGNRGQANYAAAKAGLQGFTKTLAIELGPFGVTVNAVAPGFIVTDMTAATAARMKVDFDDFQKHAAAEIPVRRPGRPDDVAHTISFLTSEGAGFVSGQVIYVAGGPRD is encoded by the coding sequence ATGTCGGAGGAGCCCCGCGTCGCCATCGTCACCGGAGCCGCACGCGGTATCGGCGCGGCCACCGCCCGGCGGTTGGCCGCCGACGGAATGGCCGTCGCCGTGGTCGACATCGAGGAGGCGGCCACCAAGGAGACGGTGGATGCCATCGCCAGTGCCGGTGGTCGGGCGCTCGGTGTGGGCGCCGACGTCTCGGACCGGGACCAGGTCGAGGCGGCGGTGGGCCGTGTCGCCGCCGAACTGGGCGCGCCCACCGTTCTCGTCAACAACGCCGGTGTCCTCCGCGACAACCTGCTGTTCAAGATGACCAACGCCGACTGGGACACCGTGATGGGGGTGCACCTGCGCGGCGCGTTCCTGTTCAGCCAGGCCGCCCAGAAGCACATGGTGGACCGCAAGTGGGGGCGGATCGTCAACCTCTCCAGCACCTCCGCGCTGGGCAACCGGGGCCAGGCGAACTACGCCGCCGCCAAGGCCGGCCTGCAGGGCTTCACCAAGACGCTCGCCATCGAGCTGGGGCCGTTCGGGGTGACCGTCAACGCGGTCGCGCCCGGCTTCATCGTCACCGACATGACCGCGGCCACCGCCGCCCGGATGAAGGTCGACTTCGACGACTTCCAGAAGCACGCCGCAGCCGAGATCCCGGTCCGTCGCCCGGGCCGGCCGGACGACGTCGCGCACACCATCTCGTTCCTGACGAGCGAGGGTGCCGGCTTCGTCTCCGGCCAGGTCATCTACGTCGCTGGCGGCCCACGGGACTGA
- a CDS encoding DUF2795 domain-containing protein: MTVTGVQLQEYLAGLDYPVSRQDLIRWGQENGASTPMLQMLQSLPAEQFDSPDELNAALTTLS, translated from the coding sequence ATGACCGTCACCGGGGTTCAGTTGCAGGAGTACCTGGCCGGGCTCGACTACCCGGTGTCCCGGCAGGATCTGATCCGCTGGGGGCAGGAGAACGGGGCCAGCACGCCGATGTTGCAGATGTTGCAGTCGTTGCCAGCAGAGCAGTTCGACTCACCAGACGAACTGAACGCCGCGCTAACCACCCTCTCCTAA
- a CDS encoding chitinase translates to MKPARSLVLSLVAALAATLGAAWVALPAFAAGPTASFVKTAEWGAGWEGKYTITNGGGSTINGWSLAFDLPAGTTLGSYWDALLSSSGQRHTFTNRSWNGSIAPGASVSFGFLASGSGSPSGCQLNGAACGGGTPPTTPPPTTPPPTTPPPTTPPPTTPPPTTPPPTTPPPTTPPPTTPPPTGGLPKHLLTGYWHNFDNPAVELRLRDVPADYDLVAVAFAEATATPGALTFGIDPGLAASLGGYTDADFTADVRTLHARGTRVILSVGGETGRVTVNDTASATAFADTAAALIARYGFDGIDIDLENGLNPTYMAQALRALRAKVGAGLIIAMAPQTIDMQSPAGGYFKLALDIKDILTVVNTQFYNSGAMLGCDQNAAYAQGTVNFIVALACIQLEAGLRPDQVGLGLPAGAGAAGGGIVAPSVVNAALDCLARGTNCGSFRPPRTYPGIRGAMTWSVNWDVSNGNGFARTVAPHLDTLP, encoded by the coding sequence ATGAAACCTGCCAGATCCCTTGTCCTGTCCCTGGTCGCCGCACTCGCGGCGACGCTCGGCGCGGCGTGGGTGGCGCTGCCGGCCTTCGCCGCCGGGCCCACCGCCAGTTTCGTCAAGACCGCCGAGTGGGGGGCCGGCTGGGAGGGGAAGTACACCATCACCAACGGCGGCGGCTCGACCATCAACGGCTGGAGCCTCGCCTTCGACCTGCCGGCCGGCACCACCCTCGGCAGCTACTGGGACGCGTTGCTCAGCTCCTCCGGCCAGCGGCACACCTTCACCAACAGGTCCTGGAACGGCAGCATCGCCCCGGGCGCCTCGGTCTCCTTCGGCTTCCTGGCCAGCGGCTCCGGCTCGCCGAGCGGCTGCCAGCTCAACGGTGCGGCCTGCGGCGGCGGCACCCCGCCCACCACGCCACCGCCCACCACGCCACCGCCCACCACGCCACCGCCCACCACGCCACCGCCCACCACGCCGCCTCCGACGACCCCGCCTCCCACGACCCCGCCGCCGACGACCCCACCTCCGACGACCCCGCCGCCCACCGGTGGGCTGCCGAAGCACCTGCTCACCGGGTACTGGCACAACTTCGACAACCCCGCCGTCGAGCTGCGGCTACGCGACGTCCCCGCCGACTACGACCTGGTGGCGGTCGCCTTCGCCGAGGCCACCGCGACGCCCGGTGCGCTCACCTTCGGCATCGACCCCGGGCTCGCCGCGTCGCTCGGCGGCTACACCGACGCGGACTTCACCGCGGACGTCCGCACCCTGCACGCACGCGGCACACGGGTGATCCTCTCGGTCGGCGGTGAAACCGGCCGGGTCACCGTGAACGACACCGCCTCGGCCACCGCGTTCGCCGACACGGCTGCCGCGCTGATCGCCCGTTACGGCTTCGACGGGATCGACATCGACCTGGAGAACGGGCTCAACCCGACGTACATGGCCCAGGCGCTGCGAGCGCTCCGGGCCAAGGTCGGAGCCGGTCTGATCATCGCAATGGCGCCGCAGACCATCGACATGCAGTCCCCAGCCGGCGGCTACTTCAAGTTGGCCCTGGACATCAAGGACATCCTCACCGTGGTCAACACCCAGTTCTACAACTCCGGGGCGATGCTCGGCTGCGACCAGAATGCCGCGTACGCCCAGGGCACGGTGAACTTCATCGTCGCGTTGGCCTGCATCCAGTTGGAGGCCGGGCTCCGCCCCGACCAGGTCGGCCTCGGCCTGCCCGCCGGAGCCGGGGCGGCCGGTGGCGGCATCGTCGCGCCCAGCGTGGTCAACGCCGCCCTGGACTGCCTGGCCCGGGGCACCAACTGCGGCAGCTTCCGCCCGCCGCGCACCTATCCCGGCATCCGGGGCGCGATGACCTGGTCGGTCAACTGGGACGTCAGCAACGGCAACGGCTTTGCCCGCACCGTGGCCCCGCACCTGGACACCCTGCCCTGA
- a CDS encoding alpha-amylase family protein, producing MGDRWYSEAVVYCLDIDTYADSDGDGVGDIRGLIGRLDYLARLGVTCLWLHPIHPSPNRDDGYDVTDFYNVDPRFGTLGDFAELLHQAQNRGIRVIIDLVVNHTSDEHPWFQSARSSPDSPYRDWFLWSDTEPDDRHQGMVFPGEQKETWSYDRTAKAWFYHRFYKFQPDLNFGNPQVRAEIKKIMSFWLQLGVSGFRMDAVPFIIELTEPGNPNSPKDFEFLTEMRQHVQWRRGDAVLLAEANVEPDQLPTFFGDASGSGNRIHMLFDFMLNGRLMLALARQDPESLIEALRDTPKLPVGGQWATFLRNHDEIDLSRLTTEQRNQVYAEFGPDENMRIYDRGIRRRLAPMLGNDRRRIELAYALQFSMRGTPVLRYGEEIGMGEDLSLPGREAIRTPMQWSYQPNAGFSTADPEKLVRPIIDKGEFGYQNVNVTAQRGDSKSLLAWFERMIRTLREAPEIGSGSTTHIDVAMPAGVLAHRADGPTGTMVFVHNLGTEDVEVDLSSLEPEADLPIDVLADRGYGELGKLGAVKVSGHGYRWIRLCRGPAC from the coding sequence ATGGGTGACCGTTGGTATTCCGAAGCCGTCGTCTACTGCCTCGACATCGACACGTACGCCGACTCAGACGGCGACGGGGTCGGTGACATTCGTGGGTTGATCGGGAGGCTGGACTACCTGGCCCGGCTGGGGGTGACCTGCCTGTGGCTGCACCCGATCCACCCGTCGCCCAACCGCGACGACGGCTACGACGTCACCGACTTCTACAACGTGGACCCGCGCTTCGGCACCCTGGGCGACTTCGCCGAGCTGCTGCACCAGGCACAGAACCGGGGCATCCGCGTGATCATCGACCTTGTGGTCAACCACACCTCCGACGAGCACCCGTGGTTCCAGTCGGCCCGTTCCTCGCCGGACTCGCCGTACCGTGACTGGTTCCTCTGGTCCGACACCGAACCGGACGACCGGCACCAGGGCATGGTCTTCCCCGGTGAGCAGAAGGAGACCTGGAGCTACGACCGGACCGCCAAGGCGTGGTTCTACCACCGGTTCTACAAGTTCCAGCCGGATCTCAACTTCGGCAACCCGCAGGTGCGGGCGGAGATCAAGAAGATCATGTCGTTCTGGCTCCAGCTCGGCGTCTCCGGCTTCCGGATGGACGCGGTGCCGTTCATCATCGAGCTCACCGAGCCGGGCAACCCGAACTCCCCGAAGGACTTCGAGTTCCTCACCGAAATGCGCCAGCACGTGCAGTGGCGGCGCGGCGACGCCGTCCTGCTGGCCGAGGCGAACGTCGAGCCGGACCAACTGCCGACCTTCTTCGGTGACGCCAGCGGCTCCGGCAACCGCATCCACATGCTCTTCGACTTCATGCTCAACGGGCGGCTCATGCTGGCCCTGGCCCGGCAGGACCCGGAGTCGTTGATCGAGGCGCTACGCGACACCCCGAAGCTTCCCGTCGGCGGCCAGTGGGCCACCTTCCTGCGCAACCACGACGAGATCGACCTGTCCCGGCTGACCACCGAACAGCGCAACCAGGTGTACGCGGAGTTCGGCCCGGACGAGAACATGCGCATCTACGACCGGGGTATCCGTCGCCGGCTCGCCCCGATGCTCGGCAATGACCGGCGGCGCATCGAGCTGGCGTACGCCCTGCAGTTCTCGATGCGCGGCACGCCGGTGCTGCGCTACGGCGAGGAGATCGGGATGGGCGAGGACCTGTCGCTGCCCGGCCGGGAGGCGATCCGTACCCCGATGCAGTGGTCGTACCAGCCGAATGCCGGCTTCTCCACGGCGGACCCGGAGAAGCTGGTCCGCCCGATCATCGACAAGGGTGAGTTCGGCTACCAGAACGTCAACGTCACCGCCCAGCGGGGCGACTCGAAGTCGCTGCTCGCCTGGTTCGAGCGCATGATCCGTACGCTGCGCGAGGCCCCGGAGATCGGCTCCGGCTCGACCACCCACATCGACGTGGCGATGCCGGCCGGAGTGCTCGCACACCGGGCGGACGGGCCGACCGGGACGATGGTGTTCGTGCACAACCTGGGCACCGAGGACGTCGAGGTGGACCTCAGCAGTCTCGAGCCGGAGGCCGACCTGCCGATCGACGTGCTCGCCGACCGCGGCTACGGGGAGCTGGGCAAGCTCGGCGCGGTGAAGGTCTCCGGCCACGGATACCGGTGGATTCGCCTATGCCGAGGGCCGGCCTGTTGA
- a CDS encoding DedA family protein: MAYVQAGDPSEFTGLTGWVATVIEAMGPVGVALLVALESIVPPIPSEIVLAMAGFLAHEGQFNVVVVTLAATAGSLVGALVLYWLGAALGEERLKRWLDRIPLVDRDDLEKADRWFERHGRWAVLIGRVVPVVRSLVSVPAGANRMPLGEFILLTTIGSGVWNGLIVGAGYALGSQWQDVAQYSDWFNYAIVAIFVVMAASWVIRKVRRRRERDDRRSVTAGR; encoded by the coding sequence ATGGCGTACGTCCAGGCTGGCGACCCGTCCGAGTTCACCGGGTTGACCGGTTGGGTGGCCACCGTGATCGAGGCGATGGGCCCGGTCGGCGTGGCGCTGCTGGTCGCGCTGGAGAGCATCGTCCCGCCGATCCCCAGCGAAATCGTGCTGGCGATGGCCGGCTTTCTGGCCCACGAGGGCCAGTTCAACGTCGTGGTCGTGACGCTGGCCGCGACGGCCGGCTCGCTGGTCGGCGCGTTGGTGCTCTACTGGCTCGGCGCGGCGCTCGGCGAGGAACGGCTCAAGCGCTGGCTCGACCGCATACCGTTGGTGGACCGCGACGACCTGGAGAAGGCCGACCGCTGGTTCGAGCGGCACGGCCGGTGGGCGGTGCTGATCGGCCGGGTGGTGCCGGTGGTCCGCAGCCTGGTCTCCGTGCCGGCCGGGGCCAACCGGATGCCGCTGGGCGAGTTCATCCTGCTCACCACCATCGGCAGCGGGGTGTGGAACGGTCTCATCGTCGGGGCCGGCTACGCGCTCGGCAGCCAGTGGCAGGACGTGGCCCAATACAGCGACTGGTTCAACTACGCGATCGTCGCGATCTTCGTCGTCATGGCGGCCAGTTGGGTGATCCGTAAGGTCCGCCGGCGCCGGGAGCGCGACGACCGGCGGTCGGTGACCGCCGGTCGCTGA